The Clostridium sp. AWRP genome has a window encoding:
- a CDS encoding acyltransferase — protein MKKYYKDMDIARGIGIFLVVLGHSFPDSQFNGSAVYAYIYKLIYSFHMPFFFVISGFFAYKIYSIKTVRDYGSFVYGKFKRLMVPYFAVSLVAVPIKLYMNNYAARPVKLNSLITNILIYPLDIPIQYFWFIYTLFFIFAVAPIFKKLPINLTLIITLFLNLLFTKQIGLFYVYGIIHYLFYFFFGIYLKNTYDKWKNIRNKYAVVLVFSIVLMAMNVFDVGKGAYPYYNLVTSLLGSSIFLMVSQLIMNTSGGELFRKVGKYSYDIYLLSWFSQTGARVLCYQMLKLNYSFVIVIMILVGFIPILICKWILNKIPILSKVFLGHR, from the coding sequence ATGAAGAAGTATTATAAGGATATGGATATAGCTAGAGGAATAGGTATATTTTTAGTAGTGCTGGGACATTCGTTCCCTGATTCACAGTTTAATGGCAGTGCGGTTTATGCCTATATATATAAACTCATATATTCATTCCATATGCCTTTCTTTTTTGTTATATCAGGTTTTTTTGCCTATAAGATATATAGTATAAAGACTGTAAGAGATTATGGTAGTTTTGTTTATGGAAAATTTAAAAGACTTATGGTTCCATATTTTGCAGTGTCACTAGTGGCGGTACCAATAAAATTGTATATGAATAACTATGCTGCGAGACCGGTAAAACTAAACAGTCTCATAACAAATATATTGATTTATCCTTTGGATATTCCAATACAATATTTTTGGTTTATATATACATTATTTTTCATATTTGCAGTTGCACCAATTTTTAAGAAATTACCTATAAATTTGACTTTAATAATAACTTTGTTTTTAAATCTGTTGTTTACAAAGCAAATAGGTTTATTTTATGTGTATGGTATAATTCATTATTTGTTTTACTTTTTCTTCGGAATATATTTGAAAAACACTTATGATAAATGGAAAAATATTAGAAATAAATATGCTGTAGTTTTAGTATTTTCCATAGTTCTTATGGCTATGAATGTATTTGATGTGGGAAAGGGAGCGTATCCTTACTACAACCTAGTTACATCTCTTCTTGGAAGCAGTATATTTTTAATGGTATCCCAACTCATAATGAATACTTCAGGTGGAGAATTGTTTAGAAAAGTGGGAAAATACAGCTATGATATTTACCTCTTGTCATGGTTTTCACAAACAGGAGCCAGGGTTTTATGTTATCAAATGTTGAAATTAAATTATAGCTTTGTAATTGTAATAATGATTTTAGTAGGATTTATACCTATTTTAATATGTAAATGGATACTTAATAAAATACCTATACTAAGTAAAGTATTTTTAGGACATCGATAA
- a CDS encoding glycosyltransferase, with protein sequence MNIAMILTNGFDPDPRVYKEAKSLTKLGHKITILCWDREGTYIDKPEENLDGIKIVRFFGNAQYGSGYKQAFKFLNFKRDVYNYLKNRDFQALHCHDFDGLFIGLGINKKLKLKLIYDEHDLFYMYFYNRKGFLNKCIYNLIILMERHMLKKVDTHIVVTPKMKELYSKISKNIYIVNNAPYKNLFNNIEKTPNDKLRIGFIGSVRYYDEMKALIDASQKYSKFVQIVVCGRGIYSEKLAEYSKKFSNVDIRGAYHIDQLEELYRNIDVTYAFYPGDTATISMPNKFYESIITETPVIANKITEFGYEVCKNNFGYGIDGANLKNTLEHIIGKLIEDREEKKSIVDNMKRLKDNYFWEANEPILSKIYEK encoded by the coding sequence TTGAATATTGCAATGATACTTACAAATGGATTTGATCCTGATCCCAGGGTATATAAAGAGGCAAAGTCTTTGACAAAACTTGGCCATAAAATTACTATATTATGTTGGGATAGAGAAGGGACTTATATTGATAAGCCTGAAGAAAATTTGGATGGCATAAAAATAGTAAGATTTTTTGGAAATGCCCAGTATGGGAGTGGATATAAGCAGGCTTTTAAATTTTTAAATTTTAAAAGAGATGTATACAATTATTTAAAAAATAGAGATTTTCAGGCACTCCACTGCCACGACTTTGATGGACTTTTTATAGGCCTTGGTATAAATAAAAAACTTAAGTTGAAGTTAATATATGACGAACATGATCTTTTTTATATGTACTTTTATAACAGAAAAGGATTTTTAAACAAGTGTATTTATAATTTAATAATTTTAATGGAAAGACATATGTTAAAGAAAGTAGATACTCACATAGTAGTTACCCCAAAAATGAAGGAACTTTACAGTAAAATAAGTAAAAATATTTACATAGTAAACAATGCTCCTTATAAAAATCTATTTAATAACATAGAAAAAACCCCAAATGATAAACTTAGAATTGGTTTTATAGGATCTGTCAGATATTATGATGAAATGAAAGCATTAATTGATGCTTCTCAAAAATACAGCAAGTTTGTGCAAATAGTTGTTTGTGGAAGGGGAATATACTCTGAAAAGCTTGCTGAATATTCAAAAAAGTTTTCAAATGTAGATATAAGAGGAGCTTATCATATAGATCAATTAGAAGAACTTTACAGAAACATAGATGTGACCTATGCCTTTTATCCTGGAGATACGGCTACTATATCTATGCCAAATAAGTTTTATGAAAGTATAATAACGGAGACCCCAGTTATTGCAAACAAGATTACAGAGTTTGGATATGAAGTTTGCAAAAACAATTTTGGATATGGAATAGATGGTGCTAATCTTAAGAATACATTAGAACATATCATAGGAAAACTTATAGAAGATCGGGAAGAAAAGAAGAGTATAGTAGACAATATGAAAAGATTGAAGGATAATTATTTCTGGGAAGCCAATGAACCGATATTAAGTAAAATATATGAAAAGTAA
- a CDS encoding O-antigen polymerase, with protein MIHKIYNMINKDSKILSIILYLFIIAALTFGYIHSIEYYKSFNFIINQGILKRSLIMLPLFVVIIYTAVFLLPHRIEELTSLYWLLFLILSTTPLLIVYIMSGLGDSKNSPVFIYTIAAVGLIGVLLTSKFDFKIPQINISPKTFWIGLIAFMVVGYGYIIYKLGMPTKIIQAFKDVYSVRLDYRDHAGRFVDYFVQWLGNIINPFILAFLIYKRKYKLVFIPFVLQIILYGYAAYKSQFAVLLLAPFFGMILRYGIKRSFIEKIMALAVALGIAALYLKKLSIYLLIIIRVFLWPSLIALEYFDFFSMYPKMKLAQSILGHFFKNIYNMDPNFYMATVYYGRPDMRLNVTWYGDAYMNFGIIGIVLFAILLYFIMIIIRSVESKNILLVSTLLFGGIMALFNGPILTTLLTNGLGLGVLLAYLLPKEI; from the coding sequence ATGATACATAAAATTTATAATATGATAAATAAGGATAGCAAGATATTATCTATTATCTTATATTTATTCATAATAGCTGCACTAACATTTGGATATATACATTCAATAGAGTACTATAAATCTTTTAATTTTATAATAAATCAGGGTATTTTGAAAAGGTCACTTATTATGCTGCCTTTGTTTGTAGTTATAATATATACGGCTGTTTTTTTACTGCCTCATAGAATTGAAGAACTGACAAGTTTGTATTGGCTTTTGTTTTTAATTTTAAGTACTACACCACTTCTAATAGTATATATTATGAGTGGACTTGGAGATAGTAAAAATTCACCGGTATTTATATATACAATAGCTGCAGTAGGCTTAATAGGAGTTTTGCTTACTAGTAAGTTTGATTTTAAAATACCTCAAATAAATATTAGCCCTAAAACTTTTTGGATAGGCTTAATAGCATTTATGGTAGTTGGTTATGGATATATAATCTATAAGCTTGGAATGCCTACTAAAATAATTCAGGCTTTTAAAGATGTATATTCAGTAAGATTGGATTACAGGGACCACGCAGGAAGATTTGTAGATTATTTTGTACAGTGGCTTGGGAATATAATAAATCCATTTATACTTGCATTTTTAATATACAAGAGAAAATATAAACTTGTATTCATACCTTTTGTGCTTCAAATTATACTATATGGGTATGCTGCATATAAGAGTCAATTTGCAGTTCTACTTTTAGCACCGTTTTTTGGAATGATATTGAGATATGGAATAAAGAGGAGTTTTATAGAAAAAATAATGGCACTTGCTGTAGCTCTTGGAATTGCAGCATTATACCTAAAAAAATTATCGATATATTTGCTCATAATAATAAGAGTGTTCTTATGGCCTTCACTTATAGCACTAGAGTATTTTGATTTCTTTTCTATGTACCCTAAGATGAAGTTAGCTCAGAGTATACTAGGACATTTCTTTAAAAATATATACAATATGGATCCTAATTTCTATATGGCTACAGTGTATTATGGAAGACCGGATATGAGATTAAATGTAACCTGGTATGGAGATGCCTATATGAATTTTGGAATTATAGGCATAGTGCTATTTGCCATACTACTTTATTTCATAATGATAATCATAAGATCTGTAGAAAGTAAAAATATACTTTTAGTATCTACTCTGCTTTTTGGAGGCATAATGGCGCTGTTTAATGGACCTATACTTACTACACTGCTTACTAATGGCTTGGGTCTTGGGGTACTTCTGGCATATTTGCTGCCTAAGGAAATATAA
- a CDS encoding glycosyltransferase encodes MKNVLVISHMYPSCSNSVLGIFVHKQVQKLINEGCRVKVVCPVPYVPAFLGNIKKYKAYIDIPSKMVLDGVEVFYPRYIEFPGGLFLQYSGFFMYLGIRKIISKLYKKFKFDVIHAHTAIPVGFASITLSKKYKVPFVVTIHGQDFQYTIKKNNMCRKNVTKVLKNADKIITVSNKLRNIIEKKELLDKTVVINNGINPEEYVADKQIELEGDYVMLSVSALIKTKGIDLNIRAVSKLVNMYPTIKYYIIGDGEEYRNLKRLVDNLSLNKNVIFLGKLPHSQVIKYMSPKCDVFALPSWQEGFGIVYIEAMNSGIPVIGVKGQGIEDVIVDKKNGFLVEPHDLDDLVCTIDYILSHKDKAKIVGENGKKTVLSEFTWLRNAQKTIHIYNEIMR; translated from the coding sequence ATGAAGAATGTACTAGTTATTTCACATATGTATCCCTCATGTTCTAACAGTGTTTTAGGTATTTTTGTCCACAAACAAGTGCAAAAACTCATAAATGAAGGCTGTAGGGTAAAGGTTGTGTGCCCTGTTCCCTATGTACCAGCTTTTTTAGGAAACATAAAGAAGTATAAAGCTTATATTGATATTCCATCTAAAATGGTACTTGATGGTGTGGAAGTTTTTTATCCTAGATATATAGAATTTCCGGGAGGGTTATTCCTTCAATACTCAGGATTTTTTATGTACTTAGGCATAAGGAAAATTATAAGCAAATTGTATAAAAAGTTTAAATTCGATGTAATACATGCACATACAGCTATACCAGTAGGATTTGCAAGTATAACTCTTAGTAAAAAGTATAAAGTGCCTTTTGTAGTGACAATTCATGGTCAGGATTTTCAATATACTATAAAAAAGAATAATATGTGTAGAAAAAATGTGACTAAAGTTTTGAAAAATGCAGACAAAATAATAACTGTCAGTAATAAGCTGAGAAATATTATAGAAAAAAAGGAGCTTCTAGATAAAACAGTAGTAATAAATAATGGAATTAACCCGGAAGAATATGTAGCAGATAAGCAAATTGAGTTAGAGGGAGATTATGTAATGCTCAGTGTGTCTGCTTTAATAAAGACAAAAGGAATAGATTTGAATATAAGAGCTGTTTCAAAACTTGTAAATATGTATCCTACTATAAAATATTACATAATTGGTGATGGAGAGGAATACAGGAATTTAAAAAGACTTGTAGATAATTTGAGTTTAAATAAAAATGTGATTTTCTTAGGAAAGTTACCTCATTCTCAAGTAATAAAATATATGTCCCCAAAGTGTGATGTATTTGCACTTCCAAGTTGGCAGGAAGGTTTTGGAATAGTGTATATAGAAGCGATGAATAGTGGTATACCCGTTATAGGTGTTAAAGGTCAGGGAATAGAGGATGTTATTGTGGATAAAAAAAATGGATTTTTGGTTGAACCTCATGATTTAGATGATTTAGTTTGTACTATAGATTATATATTGAGTCATAAGGATAAGGCTAAAATTGTAGGTGAAAATGGTAAGAAAACAGTATTAAGTGAATTTACCTGGCTTAGAAATGCTCAGAAAACTATTCATATATACAATGAGATTATGAGGTGA
- a CDS encoding nucleoside-diphosphate sugar epimerase/dehydratase, whose product MQKDKKLIVYDILFLIGSLYFALLLKFDFNIQQEYIIFLKISVIPMVIITLVFNKVFNLYDSIWKYASVEELISIVYSVSVSNIIFVIYSYFINYKFLENRYYRFPYTVHIIFWILSVLTLGGIRFIYRLLQDKSVGEYKKIRNKRLLIIGAGDASAVLIKEIKKNRNFNYDVAGLVDDDETKRKKLINGIKVLGGRDDIPRICKERSIEEIIIAMPSADIKTKREIINICKSTKCKLKTLPGIYEMIDGNLNMSKLRDVNIEDLLGRDEVKLNNENINKYIKDKVIMVTGGGGSIGSELCRQIARFGPKQLLILDIYENNVYDVQMELNYNYPKLNKAIIIASIRDEDRLRSIFDKYRPEVVFHAAAHKHVPLMEGNPAEAVKNNIIGTYNVLKCCDEFEVNKFVQISTDKAVNPTNVMGASKRFCEIMVQAFDEVSETEYVAVRFGNVLGSNGSVIPLFKKQIAHGGPVTVTHPEINRFFMTIPEAAQLVIQAGAIAHGGEIFVLDMGKPVKIVDLAKDLITLSGYEPDVDIKIEYTGLRPGEKLYEELLMNEVALTSTEHDKIFVEKPAKIDMTFVEESIKQFREVVNEDKQEIIKLIEEKVPTYKRKK is encoded by the coding sequence ATGCAAAAAGACAAAAAACTCATAGTATACGATATATTATTTCTTATAGGTTCCTTATATTTTGCCTTATTACTTAAATTTGATTTTAATATACAGCAGGAATATATAATATTTTTAAAAATTTCAGTTATTCCTATGGTAATTATAACTTTAGTATTTAACAAAGTTTTTAATTTATACGATAGTATATGGAAATATGCATCAGTAGAAGAGTTAATTTCTATTGTATATTCTGTTTCTGTATCCAATATTATATTTGTAATTTACAGCTATTTTATAAATTATAAGTTCCTTGAAAATAGGTATTATAGATTTCCATATACCGTACATATAATTTTTTGGATATTATCTGTGCTAACGTTAGGTGGAATAAGATTTATATATAGGCTGCTTCAAGATAAAAGCGTAGGAGAATATAAAAAAATAAGAAATAAAAGGCTGCTTATAATTGGTGCAGGAGATGCATCTGCAGTTCTTATAAAGGAAATAAAGAAAAATAGAAATTTTAATTATGATGTAGCTGGACTTGTAGATGATGATGAAACAAAAAGAAAAAAATTGATAAATGGTATAAAAGTTTTAGGAGGAAGAGATGACATACCAAGAATATGCAAGGAAAGAAGTATAGAAGAAATAATAATTGCAATGCCTTCTGCAGATATAAAGACTAAAAGGGAAATCATAAATATATGCAAAAGTACAAAATGCAAGCTTAAAACTTTACCTGGCATATATGAAATGATAGATGGAAATTTAAATATGAGCAAATTAAGAGATGTAAACATAGAAGACCTTCTTGGAAGAGATGAAGTTAAACTTAACAATGAAAATATAAATAAGTACATAAAGGATAAGGTTATAATGGTCACAGGTGGGGGAGGATCTATAGGATCTGAGTTATGCAGACAGATAGCTAGATTTGGTCCAAAGCAGCTTCTGATACTAGACATATATGAAAATAACGTTTATGATGTGCAGATGGAATTGAACTATAATTATCCAAAATTAAATAAAGCCATAATTATAGCTTCTATAAGGGATGAAGACAGATTAAGAAGTATATTTGACAAATATAGACCTGAAGTGGTTTTTCATGCAGCTGCTCATAAGCACGTTCCACTTATGGAAGGTAATCCGGCAGAAGCCGTTAAGAATAATATAATTGGTACCTATAATGTATTAAAATGTTGTGATGAATTTGAAGTGAATAAATTTGTTCAAATAAGTACGGATAAGGCAGTTAATCCAACTAATGTTATGGGAGCTTCAAAGAGATTTTGTGAAATTATGGTGCAGGCTTTTGACGAAGTTAGTGAGACTGAGTATGTAGCTGTAAGATTTGGAAATGTTTTAGGGAGTAATGGTTCGGTAATTCCACTTTTTAAAAAGCAAATAGCCCATGGGGGACCTGTTACAGTAACCCATCCTGAAATAAATAGATTTTTTATGACTATACCTGAAGCAGCACAGCTTGTAATTCAGGCAGGTGCCATAGCCCATGGTGGAGAAATTTTTGTACTTGATATGGGGAAACCTGTAAAAATAGTAGATTTGGCTAAGGATCTAATAACTTTGTCTGGATATGAACCTGATGTGGATATAAAAATAGAATATACAGGTTTAAGACCGGGAGAGAAATTATATGAGGAACTTCTTATGAATGAAGTAGCTTTAACTTCCACGGAACACGATAAGATATTTGTTGAAAAACCAGCTAAAATAGATATGACTTTTGTGGAGGAGTCTATAAAACAGTTTAGAGAAGTGGTAAATGAAGATAAACAGGAAATAATTAAACTTATAGAGGAAAAAGTACCAACCTATAAGAGAAAAAAATAG
- the galU gene encoding UTP--glucose-1-phosphate uridylyltransferase GalU, with translation MNVKKAIIPAAGLGTRFLPATKAQPKEMLPIVDKPTIQYIIEEAVASGIEEILIITGKNKRAIEDHFDKSVELEQELENKDKKDLLKMVQDISNMADIYYIRQKEPKGLGHAISCAKTFVGNQPFAVMLGDDVVDSKEPCLKQLIKCYDEYKTSIIGVQEVPKEYVDRYGIVKGMYIEDKVYKVKDLIEKPKVEEAPSNIAILGRYIITPSIFEILENTTPGKGGEIQLTDALRTLAQNEAMYAYNFEGRRYDVGDKLGFLQATVEYALKRDELKKPFMKYLLSLKEQKIFKEVYDDITSNSQKK, from the coding sequence GTGAATGTAAAAAAGGCTATAATACCAGCTGCTGGTCTTGGAACAAGATTTTTGCCAGCAACGAAGGCTCAACCTAAGGAAATGCTGCCTATAGTAGATAAACCTACCATCCAATATATTATAGAAGAAGCAGTAGCATCTGGAATAGAAGAAATTTTAATAATAACGGGAAAAAATAAGAGGGCAATAGAAGATCACTTTGATAAATCCGTAGAATTGGAACAGGAACTGGAGAATAAAGACAAGAAAGATCTTTTGAAAATGGTACAGGATATATCGAATATGGCAGATATATACTACATAAGACAGAAGGAACCTAAGGGCCTTGGCCATGCAATAAGTTGTGCAAAAACTTTTGTTGGAAATCAACCTTTTGCAGTAATGCTTGGTGATGATGTGGTAGATAGTAAGGAACCTTGCTTAAAACAGCTTATAAAATGCTATGATGAATATAAAACTTCAATTATAGGTGTACAGGAGGTTCCTAAAGAATACGTAGATAGATATGGTATAGTAAAAGGAATGTATATAGAAGATAAGGTATACAAAGTTAAAGATTTAATAGAAAAACCTAAAGTGGAAGAGGCTCCATCTAATATAGCCATACTTGGAAGATATATAATAACACCATCCATATTTGAAATATTAGAGAACACCACTCCAGGAAAGGGAGGAGAAATTCAACTCACAGATGCCCTGAGAACCTTAGCTCAAAATGAAGCTATGTATGCGTATAATTTTGAGGGAAGAAGGTATGATGTAGGAGACAAACTTGGATTCTTACAAGCCACTGTGGAATATGCCTTGAAGAGAGATGAATTAAAAAAGCCTTTTATGAAATATCTTTTGTCTCTAAAAGAACAAAAGATATTTAAAGAAGTTTATGATGATATAACTTCTAATTCTCAGAAGAAATAG
- a CDS encoding glycosyltransferase family 2 protein, translating into MYNKDTVSIIIPVYNEEIHIEKCLNSIINQTYDNIIEILVLDGMSTDSTRDIIGKFENEKIKIIDNPKKIQSAGLNKGIKMAKGDIVVRVDGHALYDKNYVSECVSTLNKLKSQNVVNVGGPTYLLTSKSYIENCIVFLHESKFGIGVAKFRQKDYQGFVDTVWNGAFWRWVFDKVGFYNESLARSEDNDMNNRILKAGYKIYQNKDIISYYKPRSSVKKIISQNFANGKEIGGSLITNREIVRIRHLVPLIFLLTILLFGATYRLFLLSKVIEILALGSYFLVDILECIKIGSKNGIKYMPLMFILFFLLHIAYGAGTAVGFFKSLVLGRSK; encoded by the coding sequence ATGTATAATAAGGATACAGTTTCAATAATAATTCCTGTGTACAATGAAGAAATACATATAGAAAAGTGCCTTAATTCCATAATAAATCAAACTTATGATAATATTATTGAAATATTGGTTTTAGATGGTATGTCTACTGATTCAACTAGAGATATAATAGGAAAATTTGAAAATGAGAAGATTAAAATAATAGATAATCCTAAAAAAATACAATCTGCAGGATTAAATAAGGGAATAAAGATGGCAAAAGGAGATATAGTTGTAAGAGTAGATGGCCATGCACTTTATGATAAAAATTATGTAAGTGAATGTGTAAGCACTTTAAATAAATTAAAATCACAAAATGTAGTAAATGTAGGAGGACCTACTTATCTTTTAACATCAAAATCCTATATAGAAAATTGTATTGTTTTTTTACATGAAAGTAAATTTGGGATAGGTGTAGCTAAATTTAGGCAGAAGGATTACCAGGGATTTGTAGATACAGTTTGGAATGGAGCTTTTTGGAGATGGGTATTTGATAAAGTAGGATTTTATAATGAAAGTTTAGCTAGAAGTGAAGACAATGATATGAATAATAGAATATTAAAAGCTGGATATAAAATATATCAGAATAAAGATATAATATCTTATTATAAACCAAGAAGCAGTGTAAAAAAGATAATATCTCAAAATTTTGCAAATGGGAAGGAAATAGGAGGTTCTTTAATTACAAACAGGGAAATAGTTAGAATAAGGCATCTTGTACCTTTAATCTTTCTTCTTACCATACTGTTGTTTGGTGCAACATATAGATTATTTTTACTCAGCAAAGTTATAGAAATTTTAGCACTGGGAAGTTATTTCCTTGTGGATATACTTGAATGTATAAAGATAGGTTCAAAGAATGGCATAAAGTATATGCCACTTATGTTTATATTATTTTTCTTACTGCATATTGCCTATGGCGCAGGAACTGCAGTTGGATTTTTTAAATCACTTGTGCTTGGTAGATCTAAATGA
- the murJ gene encoding murein biosynthesis integral membrane protein MurJ, with the protein MKKDGLVKAAGVVMVISMVSRVIGFVRDALIASVFGASASSDAYTMSLTIPNLMFNLFGIAITTTFIPILSETYSKHGKEEMFKFANCIMNILMIISLILCALGWIFTTDIVNIIAPNFKGARYNLTILLTRMSMINILFLSLNSGYTAVLQTLDDFTAPALVGIAMNIPIIAYVLTGSYYGIVGLTAATMIGNGLQIVVQIPWLIKNKYKYSPKMDLKDPKIKKMLSLIAPVVIGTGVNQVNEVVQKRMASGLVIGSIVALDYANKLNMLVYFTFASAIVTVIYPSLSRDGSLKNYDDFKSHISAAVNNINIIVIPAIVGMLILRVPVISALFMHGAFNRQAVNMTADALLFLVSGLVFWGIRDVFNRAFYAIQDTTTPMINGALGVAVNIVMSIVLVKKMGIGGLTLATTISAFVSCVLLAKDLRKRVGNINGFNMFKVGTKIMAAAGTMGVCIFFINNYLGNLLGGFKGQLLTLIICIIVGVVVYVIMLLVLKVEELTSIISLIKKKLKIA; encoded by the coding sequence ATGAAGAAAGATGGGCTTGTTAAAGCTGCTGGTGTAGTAATGGTAATTTCAATGGTAAGCAGGGTAATAGGATTTGTAAGGGATGCACTCATTGCCAGTGTATTTGGAGCATCTGCTAGTTCAGATGCCTACACTATGTCACTTACCATACCAAATTTGATGTTTAATTTATTTGGGATTGCGATTACTACCACTTTTATTCCAATACTCAGTGAAACATATAGTAAACATGGCAAAGAAGAAATGTTTAAATTCGCCAATTGCATAATGAACATTCTAATGATTATTTCGCTGATTTTATGTGCTTTAGGGTGGATATTTACTACAGATATAGTAAATATAATTGCTCCTAATTTTAAAGGTGCAAGGTATAACTTAACCATATTGTTAACTAGGATGAGTATGATAAATATACTTTTTTTGAGTTTAAACAGCGGCTATACGGCAGTACTTCAAACTTTAGATGATTTTACAGCTCCGGCATTAGTTGGAATAGCAATGAACATACCTATAATAGCTTATGTATTAACGGGAAGTTATTATGGGATTGTAGGACTCACAGCAGCTACTATGATTGGAAATGGACTTCAGATAGTGGTACAAATTCCGTGGCTTATAAAAAATAAGTATAAATACAGTCCTAAAATGGATTTAAAAGATCCTAAGATAAAAAAAATGCTTTCATTGATTGCTCCAGTTGTGATTGGAACAGGTGTTAATCAGGTAAATGAAGTAGTTCAAAAGAGAATGGCTTCTGGTCTTGTAATAGGAAGTATAGTGGCACTTGATTACGCAAATAAATTAAATATGCTTGTTTATTTCACTTTTGCATCTGCAATAGTTACAGTTATATATCCTTCTTTATCTAGGGATGGAAGTCTTAAAAATTATGATGATTTTAAATCACATATAAGCGCAGCAGTAAATAATATCAATATTATAGTAATACCAGCTATAGTAGGAATGCTGATACTTAGAGTTCCTGTAATAAGTGCACTTTTCATGCACGGTGCATTTAATAGGCAGGCAGTTAATATGACTGCTGATGCACTACTTTTCTTGGTATCTGGACTGGTATTTTGGGGCATAAGGGATGTATTCAACAGAGCTTTTTATGCTATTCAAGATACTACTACACCTATGATAAATGGAGCTTTAGGTGTAGCTGTAAATATAGTTATGAGTATAGTACTTGTAAAAAAGATGGGTATAGGAGGACTTACTTTAGCTACAACAATTTCTGCTTTTGTAAGCTGTGTTCTCTTAGCTAAGGATTTAAGAAAAAGAGTTGGAAATATAAATGGATTTAATATGTTTAAAGTTGGAACAAAGATAATGGCTGCTGCAGGTACCATGGGAGTGTGCATATTTTTCATAAATAATTACCTGGGAAATTTACTAGGTGGATTTAAGGGACAGCTTTTGACATTGATAATTTGTATTATAGTTGGTGTAGTGGTATATGTAATTATGCTGCTTGTTCTTAAAGTAGAGGAGCTCACTAGTATAATAAGTTTGATCAAAAAGAAATTAAAAATCGCATAG